From Thermococcus sp., the proteins below share one genomic window:
- a CDS encoding regulator yields the protein MWGKIEHYFDEYPVRKQIAKTLLKYGLKVSDDMKIKAGDIEVPYTKIAKALDVDRRVVKETVAMILKVPELREIYTNLEPTVHMKYVGRHVGYGVIEIEPEPRAIGILAKIAQKIAERDINIVQVVAEDPELYPEATLTIITEKPIPGDLINELSKLEGVKRISIY from the coding sequence ATGTGGGGAAAGATTGAACACTATTTTGATGAGTATCCTGTCAGGAAACAGATTGCCAAAACCCTCCTGAAGTATGGCCTGAAAGTCTCGGATGACATGAAGATTAAGGCAGGGGACATAGAGGTGCCATACACGAAGATAGCCAAGGCCCTCGACGTTGACAGGCGCGTTGTAAAGGAGACCGTTGCTATGATACTCAAGGTTCCCGAGCTCAGGGAGATTTACACCAACCTCGAACCGACTGTCCATATGAAGTACGTTGGAAGACACGTCGGCTATGGCGTCATCGAGATTGAGCCCGAACCAAGGGCCATAGGAATCCTCGCCAAGATTGCTCAGAAGATAGCGGAGCGCGACATCAACATCGTTCAGGTCGTTGCTGAAGACCCCGAGCTCTATCCCGAGGCAACGCTGACGATAATAACGGAAAAGCCCATACCCGGCGACCTTATCAACGAGCTCTCAAAGCTCGAAGGTGTCAAGAGGATATCCATCTACTAA